TGGAGGAGCAGATCGCGGCTGCAGGGCTGTCTCTGCTTGGGTGGCGGACGGTGCCGACCTGTAGCGAGACGCTCGGTGCGGCGGCGCTGTCTGCGGAGCCGTGTGTGCGGCAGGTGTTCATCGGAGCGTCAGATGATCTGGAGGACGAACTGGCGTTCGAGCGTAAGCTGTACACTATTCGTAAGCGTATCGAGCGTGAGGTGCGCGAGTCGGCCGAGGCGGGGCGTCTGTATGCGGCGAGCCTATCGAGCCGGACGATTGTGTACAAGGGGATGCTGACACCGGAGCAGGTGGACCGTTATTATACAGACCTGCAGGACCCGGACTTCCAGTCGGCGATTGCTCTAGTTCACTCGCGCTTCAGCACGAATACGTTCCCGAGCTGGGAGCGGTCGCATCCGTATCGGTACCTCATTCATAACGGGGAGATCAATACGCTGCGGGGCAATGTGAACTGGATGCACGCCCGGCAGGCGATGTGCCGCACGGAGCTGTTCGGCGACGATTACGACGCAATATTGCCGATTATCGACAGCACGGGCTCGGATTCGCAGATGTTCGACAACTGCCTCGAGTTTCTACTATTATCTGGTCGCTCGCTGGCGCATGCGGCGATGATGATGGTGCCGGAGCCGTGGTCGAAGCATTCGACGATGAGTGATGAGAAGAAGGCGTTCTACGAATACCACAGCTGTCTGATGGAGCCGTGGGACGGTCCTGCGGCGATCGCGCTGACCGATGGCAAGCAGGTGTGCGCCGTGCTCGACCGCAACGGGCTGCGGCCTGCGCGCTACTATGTGACGAGCGACGACTGGATCGTGCTGTCGTCAGAGGCAGGCGTGCTGCCGATCGCGCCGGAGCGCATTGTGGCGAAGCGGCGTCTGGAGCCGGGGCGCATGCTGCTCGTCGATACGGAGGCGGGCCGCATGATCAGCGACGATGAGGTGAAGGAGCGCATCGTGCGCGAGGCGCCGTATCGCGAGTGGCTGGACCAGCAGCTCGTGTCGCTGTCTGCGCTGCCCGAGGCGGAGGGGGTCCTCGTTGAGCCGCCGTTAACGGGCGAGGCGCTCGTGCGTAGTCAGCAAGCGTTCGGCTACACGTACGAGCAGCTGCGCAAGCTGCTGGAGCCGATGGCGCGTACGGGCGTCGATCCGATCGGCTCGATGGGCTACGATGCGCCGCTCGCCGTCCTCTCCGAGCGCCCGCAGCTGCTGTACAGCTACTTCAAGCAGTTGTTCGCGCAGGTGACGAATCCGCCGATCGACGCGAACTTCGAGGAGATCGTGACGGCGCAAGGGACGACGATCGGACCGGAGGGCAGTCTGATCGACCCGAAGCCCGAGTCGTGCCGTCACATCAGGCTGGAGACGCCGATCTTGACGAATGCGGAGCTGGCGAAGCTGCGCCATATTGAGCGGGACGGCTTCCGTGTCGTGACGCTGTCGATGCTGTTCCCGGCGGCGGACGGCGCTGCCGGGCTGGAGACTGCGCTTGCGCGCCTGTTCCGCGAGGCGGATGAGGCGCTCGGGAGCGGGGCGACGCTGCTCATCTTGTCGGACCGCGGGCTGAGCGCTGAGGCGGCGGCGATTCCGGCGCTGCTCGCCGTGGCCGGACTGCACCATCACTTGATCCGCGAGGGGACGCGGACGAAGGCGGCGCTGCTCGTCGAGTCGGGCGAGCCTCGCGAGGTGCATCACTTCGCGCTGCTGCTCGGGTACGGAGCGGGAGCGATCAATCCGTACGTCGCGTTCGACACGCTGCAGTCGATGGCGGAGCAGGGGCTGCTCGCAGGCGTCATCGCAGAGAAGGCGGCCTTGAATTACGTCAAGGCGGCGACGAAGGGCGTCGTCAAGGTGCTGGCGAAGATGGGCATCTCGACGATCCAGTCGTATCGGGGGGCGCAAATTTTCGAGGCGATCGGGCTGGATACGTCGGTGGTCGAGCGGTATTTCACCTGGACGTACACGCCTGTGGGCGGTGTGAAGCTGGAGCAGCTGGCCGAGGAGACGCTGCAGCGTCATCGGAGTGCGTTCGGCGCAGCAGGAGCGGTGGGCGAGCGGGTGCTCGACACAGGCGGTGAGCTGCAGTGGCGCAAGGCAGGCGAGGACCATCTGTACAGCCCGGAGACGGTGCATGCGCTGCAGACGGCTGTTCGCACGAACGACTACAGCCTCTATAAGCGGTTCGCGAGTCTTATCCATCAGGAGAATGAGCGGTATATGACGCTGCGCTCGCTGCTGTCGTTCCGCGACGGGCGCGAGCCGGTGCCGATCGAGGAGGTCGAGTCCGCCGAATCGCTGTTCAAGCGGTTCAAGACGGGGGCGATGTCGTTCGGCTCGATCTCGCAGGAGGCGCATGAGAGTCTGGCGATTGCGATGAACCGGATCGGGGGCAAGAGCAATACAGGCGAGGGCGGCGAGCATCCGGAGAGGTTCACCCCTGATGCTAATGGCGACCTGCGGCGCAGCGCGATCAAGCAGGTGGCGTCGGGACGGTTTGGCGTGACGAGTCATTATCTGGTGAACGCCGATGAGATTCAGATCAAGATGGCGCAGGGGGCGAAGCCGGGCGAGGGCGGTCAGCTGCCAGGCACGAAGGTGTACCCGTGGGTCGCTGAGGTGCGCGGGGTGACGCCGGGTGTCGGTCTGATCTCGCCGCCGCCGCATCATGACATCTATTCGATAGAGGACTTGGCCGAGCTGATCCATGATTTGAAAAACGCCAACCCCCACGCCCGCATCAGCGTCAAGCTCGTCTCCGAAGCTGGCGTCGGCACGATTGCAGCTGGAGTCGCGAAGGGCAAGGCCGACGTCGTCCTGATCAGCGGCTATGACGGCGGCACAGGCGCTTCGCCGATCACGTCGATTCGGCACGCGGGCTTGCCGTGGGAGCTCGGCCTTGCCGAGACGCACCAGACGCTCGTGCTGAACAACCTGCGCAGCCGCATCTGCGTCGAGACGGACGGCAAGCTGATGACCGGACGCGACGTCGTCATCGCTGCGCTGCTCGGCGCGGAGGAGTTCGGCTTCGCGACGACGCCGCTCATCGCGCTCGGCTGCATTATGATGCGCGTGTGCCATCTCGATACGTGTCCGGTCGGCGTGGCGACGCAGCATCCGGAGCTGCGCAAGCGATTCGCCGGGGACCCGCAGCATGTGGTGAACTTCATGCGCTTCGTCGCCGAGGATACGCGGGAGCTGATGGCGGCGCTCGGCTTCCGCACGATCGAGGAGATGGTCGGCCGTACCGAGGTGCTGGAGACGAAGCAGGCGGTAGCGCATTGGAAGGCGAAGGGCGTCGACCTGTCGCCGCTGCTGCACCAGCCGGACGTCTCGGAGGACGTCGGACGGTATTGCTCGCTGCGCCAGGACCACGGCCTCGACCGGTCGCTCGACCGCACGGTGCTGCTGCCGCTCTGCGAGCCTGCGCTTGAGCGGCAGGAGAAGGTGCACGCCATCGTGCCGGTGCGCAACGTGAACCGCGTCGTCGGCACGCTCGTCGGCAGCGAGGTGACGCGCCGCTACGGCAAGGAGGGACTGCCGGCGGAGACGATCCGTCTGCACTTCGACGGCTCCGCCGGGCAGAGCTTCGGCGCCTTTGTGCCGAAGGGGATGACGTTGTCGCTCGCGGGCGATGCGAACGATTACTTCGGCAAGGGGCTGTCGGGCGGTAAGCTGGCGGTGTTCCCGCCAGAGCAGTCGCCTTTTGACGCGGAGGAGCATATCATTATCGGCAATGTGGCGTTGTACGGAGCAACGGACGGCGAGGCGTACATTCGCGGCATCGCGGGCGAGCGGTTCGGCGTGCGTAATTCGGGCGTGCGCGCGGTCGTGGAGGGCGTGGGCGACCACGGCTGTGAGTATATGACGGGCGGGCGCGTCGTCGTGCTCGGCCGTACGGGCCGTAACTTCGCAGCCGGGATGTCCGGGGGCATCGCCTACGTGCTCGACGAGGACGGGACGTTCGCGGAGCGGTGCAACCAGGAGATGGTGCTGCTGGAGACGGTGGAGGAGATCTATGAGGCGGAGGAACTGCGCAATATGCTGCAGCACCACGTGACGTATACGGATAGCGCGGTGGCGCATCGCGTGCTGCAGCAATGGGAGCAGTATGTGTGGAAGTTCGTGAAGGTGATCCCGAAGGACTACAAACGGATGTTCGAGGCGATCGAGCGCGTGAAGCGGTCTGGTCTGTCGCAGCAGGAGGCGATGCTCGTGGCGTTCGAGGAGAATCGGCGCGATGTGTCGCGGGTGGGCGGCAACTAGGCGGTCGTCGGTGGTGCTCATCGGTGGCGGTCATCGAGGGGGAGCGGGTACGAAAGCTGGCGGCGGCCAGGTGGTCGCAGCGGTCATTCAGAAGGAGGAGCGGTCGATATGGGGAAGCCAACTGGATTCATGGAATATGAGCGCGAGGCTCCGGCCGAGAGCGGGCCGCTCTTGCGCCTGGCGCATTGGAGCGAGTTCGCCGTTCCGCTCGAGGAGGAGAAGCTGCAGCGGCAGGGCGCGCGCTGTATGGATTGCGGCATCCCGTACTGTCATACCGGCTCGATGCTGAGCGGGCTGGCGGCGGGCTGTCCGGTGCAAAATCTGATCCCCGAATGGAACGATCTCGTCTATCGCGGTCTATGGCGGGAGGCGCTGGAGCGTCTGCATAAGACGAACAATTTCCCCGAGTTCACAGGCCGCGTATGCCCGGCCCCGTGCGAGGGCTCCTGCACCGTCGGCCTGAACGGCTCGCCGGTGACGATCAAGAGCATCGAGAAGGCGATCATCGACCGCGGCTTCGCGGAGGGCTGGGTCGTGCCCCGGCCTCCGGCGGTGCGCACGGGCCGCAAGGTCGCTGTCGTCGGCTCGGGGCCGTCGGGGCTCGCCTGTGCCGCCCAGCTCAATGAGGCAGGCCACAGCGTGACCGTGTACGAGCGGGCGGACCGCGCAGGCGGGCTGCTCATGTACGGCATCCCGAACATGAAGCTCGACAAGTCGTACGTGCAGCGCCGTGTCGACCTGCTTGCCGCCGAGGGCGTCACGTTCGTGACGGGAACGGAGATCGGCAAGGACATCCCGGCTGCGCAGCTGCAGGAGCAGTTCGACGCGATCGTCCTGTGCGGCGGCGCGACGAAGGGGCGCGACCTGGTAATCGAAGGTCGGGAGCTCGACGGTATTCATCTGGCGATGGAGTTCTTGTCGCGCAATACGAAGAGCCTCCTCGACTCGGGGCACGAGGACGGCGCCTTCCTCTCGGCGGAGGGCAAGCACGTCATCGTCATCGGCGGCGGCGACACCGGGACCGACTGCGTCGGCACGTCACTGCGTCACAAGTGCGCGAGCGTGACGCAGTTCGAGATTATGCCTCGGCCGCCCGAGACCCGCCAGCCGGGCAACCCTTGGCCGGAGTGGCCGAAGGTGCACAAGGTCGACTACGGCCAGGAGGAGGCGGCCGCCGTCCAGGGCGACGACCCGCGTCGATATTCGATCTCGACGAAGAGGTTCGTCGGCGACGAGGCCGGCCGCGTCAAGGAGCTACAC
Above is a genomic segment from Paenibacillus sp. YYML68 containing:
- the gltB gene encoding glutamate synthase large subunit, with translation MRTYGHGYPVKQGLYDPAFEHDACGIGFIAHMKGVASHDIVAAALTVLCNLDHRGGQGCESNTGDGAGILVQLPHAFLLKVSGESGLQLPQPGRYGVGMLYVPKEEAARLVCERIVEEQIAAAGLSLLGWRTVPTCSETLGAAALSAEPCVRQVFIGASDDLEDELAFERKLYTIRKRIEREVRESAEAGRLYAASLSSRTIVYKGMLTPEQVDRYYTDLQDPDFQSAIALVHSRFSTNTFPSWERSHPYRYLIHNGEINTLRGNVNWMHARQAMCRTELFGDDYDAILPIIDSTGSDSQMFDNCLEFLLLSGRSLAHAAMMMVPEPWSKHSTMSDEKKAFYEYHSCLMEPWDGPAAIALTDGKQVCAVLDRNGLRPARYYVTSDDWIVLSSEAGVLPIAPERIVAKRRLEPGRMLLVDTEAGRMISDDEVKERIVREAPYREWLDQQLVSLSALPEAEGVLVEPPLTGEALVRSQQAFGYTYEQLRKLLEPMARTGVDPIGSMGYDAPLAVLSERPQLLYSYFKQLFAQVTNPPIDANFEEIVTAQGTTIGPEGSLIDPKPESCRHIRLETPILTNAELAKLRHIERDGFRVVTLSMLFPAADGAAGLETALARLFREADEALGSGATLLILSDRGLSAEAAAIPALLAVAGLHHHLIREGTRTKAALLVESGEPREVHHFALLLGYGAGAINPYVAFDTLQSMAEQGLLAGVIAEKAALNYVKAATKGVVKVLAKMGISTIQSYRGAQIFEAIGLDTSVVERYFTWTYTPVGGVKLEQLAEETLQRHRSAFGAAGAVGERVLDTGGELQWRKAGEDHLYSPETVHALQTAVRTNDYSLYKRFASLIHQENERYMTLRSLLSFRDGREPVPIEEVESAESLFKRFKTGAMSFGSISQEAHESLAIAMNRIGGKSNTGEGGEHPERFTPDANGDLRRSAIKQVASGRFGVTSHYLVNADEIQIKMAQGAKPGEGGQLPGTKVYPWVAEVRGVTPGVGLISPPPHHDIYSIEDLAELIHDLKNANPHARISVKLVSEAGVGTIAAGVAKGKADVVLISGYDGGTGASPITSIRHAGLPWELGLAETHQTLVLNNLRSRICVETDGKLMTGRDVVIAALLGAEEFGFATTPLIALGCIMMRVCHLDTCPVGVATQHPELRKRFAGDPQHVVNFMRFVAEDTRELMAALGFRTIEEMVGRTEVLETKQAVAHWKAKGVDLSPLLHQPDVSEDVGRYCSLRQDHGLDRSLDRTVLLPLCEPALERQEKVHAIVPVRNVNRVVGTLVGSEVTRRYGKEGLPAETIRLHFDGSAGQSFGAFVPKGMTLSLAGDANDYFGKGLSGGKLAVFPPEQSPFDAEEHIIIGNVALYGATDGEAYIRGIAGERFGVRNSGVRAVVEGVGDHGCEYMTGGRVVVLGRTGRNFAAGMSGGIAYVLDEDGTFAERCNQEMVLLETVEEIYEAEELRNMLQHHVTYTDSAVAHRVLQQWEQYVWKFVKVIPKDYKRMFEAIERVKRSGLSQQEAMLVAFEENRRDVSRVGGN
- a CDS encoding glutamate synthase subunit beta, producing MGKPTGFMEYEREAPAESGPLLRLAHWSEFAVPLEEEKLQRQGARCMDCGIPYCHTGSMLSGLAAGCPVQNLIPEWNDLVYRGLWREALERLHKTNNFPEFTGRVCPAPCEGSCTVGLNGSPVTIKSIEKAIIDRGFAEGWVVPRPPAVRTGRKVAVVGSGPSGLACAAQLNEAGHSVTVYERADRAGGLLMYGIPNMKLDKSYVQRRVDLLAAEGVTFVTGTEIGKDIPAAQLQEQFDAIVLCGGATKGRDLVIEGRELDGIHLAMEFLSRNTKSLLDSGHEDGAFLSAEGKHVIVIGGGDTGTDCVGTSLRHKCASVTQFEIMPRPPETRQPGNPWPEWPKVHKVDYGQEEAAAVQGDDPRRYSISTKRFVGDEAGRVKELHTVQIEWRPDDQGRFVPVEVPGSEKVYPAQLVLLAMGFVGPEPTVLEQLGVERDARSNAKAEYGRYATSVEGVFAAGDMRRGQSLVVWAIHEGREAAREVDRYLKDSKG